Proteins encoded in a region of the Nocardia asteroides genome:
- a CDS encoding type II toxin-antitoxin system prevent-host-death family antitoxin has protein sequence MAAAITASEARKNLFPLIRKVNEDHDTIEIVSKGGNAVLISKEDYDSLMTTVELLSGRDGARLRRSIQELEGGGGVVRDLIE, from the coding sequence ATGGCTGCCGCGATTACCGCTAGTGAGGCGCGCAAGAATCTATTCCCCTTGATCAGGAAGGTCAACGAGGATCACGACACAATCGAGATCGTGTCCAAGGGGGGGAACGCCGTGTTGATATCCAAGGAAGACTACGACTCGCTGATGACGACCGTGGAGTTGTTGAGCGGGCGTGACGGGGCGCGGCTACGCCGATCGATTCAGGAACTCGAGGGTGGTGGCGGCGTCGTACGCGACCTCATCGAATGA
- a CDS encoding GMC family oxidoreductase produces the protein MRRRALFKAAGTAALLGAVGTLAGRSAASADPAWEALFRTWVPEIFAPIPDPPEHSPAIVIGSGFGAAVTALRLAEAGIGTTVLERGSRWPNDPWREIFTGDDLPDGRGFWHRTHFTGVTKVPMHFASFGGVLDCTEYPGIDVWRAAAVGGGSVIFSGAMIAPERRFFDHVFGGTVEYGEMERVYYPRVREMLRLSPMPADIYNSSPFAHSRAWDDQVRKAGYQPRANDSIFNWDILRGELAGATRASATAARSNLGNSNGAKFDLNQNYLAYAQGTGRCGVFPGHRVDAIAQESGGRYAVTVTKLSPTGDVLATRTLTCDRLFLGAGSIGTSELLVRAQATGALPNLNEHIGDGWGTNGDVVLARGASAVAGQGQGVPSASRIFDESGVPLTLESWYIPGIPFETGALASLGMVLDPTRTRFGYDRASNRVGLSWSVKNRDDTVAAARAVDRRIAERADALVEYSALGYDANALFTAHPLGGAVLGRATDGHGRVHGHPGLYVMDGAAIPGSTGTVNPSLTIAALAERNIEAIVRAGR, from the coding sequence CCTGCTCGGTGCTGTAGGAACGTTGGCGGGTAGGAGCGCGGCGTCCGCGGATCCGGCCTGGGAGGCCCTGTTCCGTACCTGGGTGCCGGAGATCTTCGCCCCGATCCCCGACCCGCCGGAGCACTCCCCAGCGATCGTCATCGGCTCGGGTTTCGGCGCCGCGGTGACCGCGTTGCGTCTGGCCGAGGCGGGGATCGGCACCACTGTGCTCGAACGTGGTTCGCGCTGGCCGAACGACCCGTGGCGGGAGATCTTCACCGGCGACGACCTGCCCGACGGCCGCGGCTTCTGGCACCGCACCCACTTCACCGGCGTCACCAAGGTGCCGATGCATTTCGCCAGTTTCGGCGGCGTGCTGGACTGCACCGAGTATCCGGGCATAGATGTCTGGCGCGCGGCCGCGGTCGGCGGCGGCTCGGTGATCTTCAGCGGAGCCATGATCGCCCCGGAACGCCGCTTCTTCGACCACGTCTTCGGCGGTACGGTCGAGTACGGCGAGATGGAGCGCGTCTACTACCCGCGCGTGCGGGAGATGCTGCGGCTGAGCCCGATGCCCGCGGACATCTACAACTCCTCGCCGTTCGCGCATTCCCGCGCCTGGGACGACCAGGTGCGCAAGGCCGGCTACCAGCCGAGGGCGAACGACTCGATCTTCAACTGGGACATCCTGCGCGGTGAACTCGCCGGCGCCACAAGGGCTTCGGCCACGGCGGCCAGGAGCAATCTGGGCAACTCCAACGGCGCCAAGTTCGACCTGAACCAGAATTACCTGGCGTACGCGCAGGGCACCGGCCGGTGCGGAGTCTTCCCCGGCCACCGGGTCGACGCCATCGCGCAGGAATCCGGCGGCCGCTACGCGGTCACCGTGACGAAGCTGTCGCCGACCGGTGACGTGCTGGCCACCCGGACCCTCACCTGTGATCGGCTCTTCCTCGGCGCGGGGTCGATCGGCACCTCCGAACTGCTGGTGCGCGCCCAGGCCACCGGTGCGTTGCCGAACCTGAACGAGCACATCGGCGACGGCTGGGGAACCAACGGTGACGTGGTGCTCGCCCGCGGCGCCAGCGCGGTGGCCGGTCAGGGCCAGGGCGTGCCGAGCGCGAGCCGGATCTTCGACGAGTCCGGCGTGCCGCTGACCCTGGAGAGCTGGTACATCCCGGGTATCCCGTTCGAAACCGGCGCGCTCGCCTCGCTCGGCATGGTGCTGGATCCGACCCGCACCCGGTTCGGCTACGACCGGGCTTCGAACCGGGTCGGGCTGAGCTGGTCGGTCAAGAACCGCGACGACACCGTGGCGGCGGCCAGGGCGGTCGACCGCCGGATCGCCGAGCGGGCGGACGCCCTCGTCGAGTACAGCGCTCTCGGCTACGACGCGAACGCGCTGTTCACCGCGCATCCGCTCGGGGGAGCGGTGCTGGGACGTGCCACCGACGGCCACGGCCGGGTACACGGCCACCCCGGCCTGTACGTGATGGACGGCGCGGCGATCCCTGGCAGCACCGGAACGGTCAACCCGTCGCTGACCATCGCCGCACTGGCCGAACGCAATATCGAGGCGATCGTCCGCGCCGGTCGCTGA
- a CDS encoding sporulation protein, protein MKYAELLAQARDVITVRRVYGDPYESGGAIVIPAASVRGGGGGGGGGSNGADGEGEGEGVGFGVSAKPVGAYVLRDGQLTWHPAVDVNAIIETAGKVLVAGLIALALTRLGRRRA, encoded by the coding sequence ATGAAATACGCCGAACTGCTGGCACAGGCGCGGGATGTGATCACGGTGCGCCGGGTCTACGGAGACCCCTACGAATCCGGCGGGGCGATCGTCATTCCCGCCGCCTCGGTCCGGGGCGGCGGTGGTGGCGGTGGGGGCGGCTCGAACGGCGCGGACGGAGAGGGCGAAGGTGAAGGCGTGGGCTTCGGGGTGAGCGCCAAGCCCGTCGGCGCGTACGTGCTACGCGACGGTCAACTGACCTGGCACCCCGCCGTGGACGTCAACGCGATCATCGAAACGGCAGGCAAGGTGCTGGTCGCGGGGCTCATCGCCCTGGCGCTGACGCGCTTGGGCAGGCGACGCGCCTAG
- a CDS encoding DUF1918 domain-containing protein — translation MMAHVGDRLCVHGHVVGEVDHLAEIIEVRGPDGTPPYVVRYSDGHESLVYPGPDAIVEPATSE, via the coding sequence ATGATGGCACATGTAGGAGATCGACTCTGCGTGCACGGACACGTGGTGGGAGAAGTGGATCACCTGGCCGAGATCATCGAGGTCCGCGGGCCGGACGGGACGCCACCCTACGTGGTGCGTTACTCGGACGGTCACGAGTCGCTGGTGTATCCAGGGCCCGACGCCATCGTCGAGCCCGCCACGTCGGAATGA
- a CDS encoding dihydrofolate reductase family protein: MRELVYFVGLSLDGYIAGPNGEVDFYPLVDDMWAWLRAEYPETLPTHVRPHVGLAVDAPNQKFDTLVMGRGTYDPALAIGVTSRYAHMKQYVVSSTLGRIDDPAVELVERDPLGLVRELKQRDGMDIWLAGGGKLAAALLEEIDELVIKSYPVVAGAGVPGFAGEFHPTTFRPTERIEFGNGVQVSWLTRA; the protein is encoded by the coding sequence ATGCGAGAACTCGTCTACTTCGTCGGGCTCTCACTCGACGGCTATATCGCTGGGCCGAATGGTGAGGTCGACTTCTACCCGCTCGTCGATGACATGTGGGCGTGGCTGCGCGCGGAGTACCCCGAGACGCTGCCCACCCACGTGCGGCCGCATGTCGGCCTCGCCGTGGACGCGCCCAATCAGAAGTTCGACACGCTGGTCATGGGGCGCGGCACCTACGATCCGGCCTTGGCCATCGGTGTGACCAGCCGCTATGCCCACATGAAGCAGTACGTGGTGTCCAGCACGCTGGGCCGGATCGATGACCCGGCCGTCGAACTGGTCGAGCGCGACCCGCTGGGGCTGGTCCGCGAGCTGAAGCAACGGGACGGGATGGACATCTGGCTGGCGGGCGGCGGCAAACTCGCCGCCGCGCTGCTCGAGGAGATCGATGAACTCGTGATCAAGAGCTATCCGGTCGTCGCGGGCGCCGGTGTGCCCGGCTTCGCCGGCGAGTTCCATCCGACGACGTTCCGGCCGACCGAGCGCATCGAGTTCGGCAACGGTGTTCAGGTCAGCTGGCTGACCCGCGCCTGA
- a CDS encoding low temperature requirement protein A, which translates to MIGSKRARFQPMAEGGSVTQLELFFDLVLVFAFTMVTASAAEETSAKNMVRALLVLAVMWWLWIAYSWLGNVVRADEGIARVAMFAAMGGAFLAALTIPEAFQDAPGGWFGPLVFAIAYLIVRLVHLGMFWLASSGDSQLRNQLLRWALGSITLGTTLLVVAALTTGRVQIALWIAAIVGDYLWTLFAGTDWRLKSATHFVERYGLIIIVALGESIVSIGIGVAGLPISWPIALGSMLGLAISGLLWWAYFDVAALAVEHELIRAKGKRQIEIAQASYTFWHFPMIVGIIALSLGLKKVLYYVGDSSHHTLTDALYGIPLYALYGGVALYLIALVGFKHYATGHITAPRVVAVAVVLALIPLACALPALASLSLLCAVLIALIAWETVRLAQPRDEIRHAVPE; encoded by the coding sequence ATGATCGGTTCCAAACGGGCGCGCTTCCAGCCGATGGCCGAAGGCGGCTCGGTGACCCAGCTCGAGTTGTTCTTCGACTTGGTGCTCGTCTTCGCGTTCACCATGGTCACCGCCTCGGCCGCCGAGGAGACCAGCGCGAAGAACATGGTGCGTGCGCTGCTGGTGCTCGCGGTGATGTGGTGGCTGTGGATCGCGTATTCCTGGCTCGGCAATGTGGTCCGAGCCGACGAGGGCATCGCACGGGTCGCGATGTTCGCCGCGATGGGCGGGGCGTTCCTCGCCGCGCTCACCATCCCCGAGGCATTCCAGGACGCGCCGGGCGGATGGTTCGGCCCGCTGGTCTTCGCCATCGCGTACCTGATCGTGCGATTGGTGCACCTGGGCATGTTCTGGCTGGCCAGTTCCGGAGACTCGCAATTGCGCAACCAGCTGCTGCGCTGGGCGCTCGGTTCGATCACCCTCGGCACGACGCTACTGGTCGTCGCGGCGCTGACCACCGGTCGCGTGCAGATCGCGCTGTGGATCGCCGCGATCGTGGGCGACTACCTCTGGACGCTGTTCGCGGGGACCGATTGGCGGTTGAAATCGGCCACTCATTTCGTCGAGCGATACGGGCTGATCATCATCGTCGCCCTCGGCGAATCGATCGTCTCGATCGGCATCGGGGTGGCCGGCCTCCCGATTTCCTGGCCGATCGCGCTCGGCTCCATGCTCGGCCTCGCCATTTCCGGCTTGCTGTGGTGGGCGTATTTCGACGTCGCCGCCCTCGCGGTGGAGCACGAACTCATCCGCGCCAAGGGCAAACGGCAGATCGAGATCGCGCAGGCCTCCTACACCTTCTGGCATTTCCCGATGATCGTCGGGATCATCGCGCTGTCGCTGGGACTGAAGAAGGTTCTCTATTACGTCGGGGACTCCTCACATCACACCCTGACGGACGCGCTGTACGGAATTCCGCTCTACGCCCTGTACGGCGGCGTCGCCCTCTATCTGATCGCACTGGTGGGGTTCAAGCACTACGCGACGGGGCACATCACGGCGCCCCGGGTCGTCGCGGTGGCGGTGGTGCTCGCGCTGATCCCGTTGGCCTGCGCCCTGCCCGCGCTGGCTTCGCTGTCCCTGCTGTGCGCCGTCCTGATCGCGCTGATCGCCTGGGAGACCGTGCGTTTGGCGCAGCCACGAGACGAGATCAGGCACGCGGTACCCGAGTGA
- a CDS encoding aspartate-semialdehyde dehydrogenase: MGVRVGVVGATGQVGAVMRKLLDERNFPADELRFFASARSAGKTLPWRGREIVVEDTETADPSGLDIALFSAGATMSRVQAPRFAAAGVTVIDNSSAWRKDPEVPLVVSEVNPEQTRNLVKGIIANPNCTTMAAMPVLKPLHDIAGLRRLIVSSYQAVSGSGLAGVEELAGQARAVIADAEQLTHDGRAVDFPAPHKYVAPIAFNVLPLAGSLVDDGSGETDEDQKLRNESRKILGIPDLAVSGTCVRVPVFTGHSLSVNAEFAEPLSVEHAKEILAKAPGVKLVDVPTPLAAAGIDDSLVGRIRQDPGVPDGRGLALFISGDNLRKGAALNTIQIAEVLLSER; the protein is encoded by the coding sequence ATGGGAGTGCGCGTAGGAGTCGTCGGCGCGACCGGACAGGTCGGCGCCGTCATGCGGAAACTGCTGGACGAGCGCAATTTCCCGGCCGACGAGCTGCGGTTCTTCGCCTCCGCCCGTTCGGCGGGCAAGACGCTGCCGTGGCGCGGCCGCGAGATCGTGGTCGAGGACACCGAGACAGCCGATCCGTCCGGGCTGGACATCGCGTTGTTCTCGGCGGGCGCCACCATGTCGCGCGTGCAGGCGCCGCGGTTCGCCGCGGCGGGCGTCACGGTGATCGACAATTCCTCGGCGTGGCGCAAGGACCCCGAGGTTCCGCTTGTGGTGAGCGAGGTCAACCCGGAGCAGACCCGCAACTTGGTCAAGGGCATCATCGCCAATCCGAACTGCACCACCATGGCGGCCATGCCGGTGCTCAAGCCGCTGCACGACATCGCCGGCCTGCGCCGCCTGATCGTTTCCAGCTACCAGGCGGTCTCCGGCAGCGGCTTGGCCGGTGTCGAGGAGCTGGCCGGACAGGCCCGCGCGGTGATCGCGGACGCCGAGCAGTTGACCCACGACGGTCGCGCCGTCGACTTCCCCGCCCCGCACAAGTACGTCGCGCCGATCGCGTTCAACGTGCTTCCGCTGGCTGGTTCGCTGGTCGACGACGGCTCCGGAGAGACCGACGAGGATCAGAAGCTGCGCAACGAGAGCCGCAAGATCCTCGGCATCCCGGATCTGGCGGTGAGCGGCACCTGCGTGCGCGTACCGGTCTTCACCGGCCACTCGCTGTCGGTGAACGCCGAATTCGCCGAGCCGCTGTCGGTCGAGCACGCCAAGGAGATCCTGGCCAAGGCGCCCGGCGTGAAGCTGGTGGACGTGCCGACCCCGCTCGCCGCGGCGGGCATCGATGATTCGCTCGTCGGCCGCATCCGCCAAGACCCGGGTGTGCCGGACGGTCGCGGGCTCGCGCTGTTCATCTCGGGCGACAACCTGCGAAAAGGCGCTGCCCTCAATACCATCCAGATCGCCGAAGTGCTGCTCAGCGAGCGCTGA
- a CDS encoding ion transporter, which produces MREPAQPQDYPRKPPMLWTDFLMLALAIVSVALVAWITFFPVSGHTYRVIVVVDWALCAVFAAEFLWRWRRAGWPWTFPLVYWYEVLGMIPVTSPFFRGFRLLRIVVILVRLARVADRVFGDRVTAAVVNRFVATIVDTIRRPMTIAVMDEVAHVLRTGHYTRNIAAALEENRAELDEMILELIKKDPQAGRVRYIPFHDEIIRLIADTTFRIVFQVLEDPRTDELVADMLRENIDQIRDAVRDGVRVPPSAYGRTPDEDCVRHHVTRVPRA; this is translated from the coding sequence CTGCGGGAACCGGCGCAGCCGCAGGACTATCCGCGCAAGCCGCCGATGCTGTGGACCGACTTCCTGATGCTGGCGCTGGCCATCGTCTCCGTGGCGCTGGTGGCCTGGATCACCTTCTTCCCGGTGTCGGGGCACACCTACCGCGTGATCGTGGTCGTCGATTGGGCGTTGTGCGCGGTGTTCGCGGCCGAGTTCCTGTGGCGCTGGCGCCGCGCGGGCTGGCCGTGGACCTTCCCGCTGGTCTACTGGTACGAAGTCCTCGGCATGATCCCGGTGACCAGCCCGTTCTTCCGCGGCTTCCGGTTGTTGCGGATCGTGGTGATCCTCGTCCGGCTCGCCCGGGTGGCCGACCGCGTGTTCGGCGACCGGGTGACGGCCGCGGTGGTGAACCGGTTCGTGGCGACCATCGTCGACACCATTCGCCGTCCGATGACGATCGCGGTGATGGACGAGGTGGCGCATGTGCTGCGCACCGGCCACTACACCCGCAACATCGCGGCCGCGCTGGAGGAGAACCGCGCCGAACTCGACGAGATGATCCTCGAGTTGATCAAGAAGGACCCGCAGGCGGGCCGGGTGCGCTACATCCCGTTCCACGACGAGATCATCCGGTTGATCGCCGACACCACGTTCCGCATCGTGTTCCAGGTGCTGGAGGACCCGCGCACCGACGAACTCGTCGCGGACATGTTGCGGGAGAACATCGATCAGATCCGCGACGCGGTCCGCGACGGTGTCCGGGTGCCGCCGTCCGCGTACGGGCGGACACCCGACGAGGACTGCGTGCGCCACCACGTCACTCGGGTACCGCGTGCCTGA
- a CDS encoding SRPBCC family protein: protein MRTKTDIRFFVDTDPEQVMDALTAVESLPEWSTSYSDVRVATRDALRRPRRVFVKAELLGSSDLQVLEYDWTDDRSSWIVADSTRGVRGGGFFEVSDSVDGTHVWYHVELYLPLPVPGFLVKRTFRKANEVVVECFIDFAERFPETETYQPV from the coding sequence ATGCGCACCAAAACGGATATCCGATTCTTCGTCGACACCGATCCCGAACAGGTCATGGACGCTCTGACGGCCGTCGAATCGCTCCCGGAATGGTCGACCTCCTACAGTGATGTCCGGGTCGCGACACGCGACGCGCTTCGCAGGCCCAGGCGCGTCTTCGTCAAGGCGGAGCTGCTCGGCAGCTCGGATCTGCAAGTGCTGGAATACGATTGGACCGACGACCGGTCCTCCTGGATCGTCGCCGACAGCACCAGGGGCGTGCGTGGCGGCGGCTTTTTCGAAGTGTCCGACAGCGTCGACGGCACGCACGTCTGGTACCACGTCGAACTCTATCTGCCCCTCCCGGTTCCCGGATTTCTCGTCAAACGCACTTTCCGCAAGGCCAACGAAGTGGTCGTGGAGTGCTTCATCGATTTCGCCGAGCGGTTCCCCGAAACGGAGACCTATCAACCCGTATAG
- a CDS encoding Txe/YoeB family addiction module toxin, giving the protein MKVVFSESAWEEYSAWLQRDRLVLKKVNVLIKAILSDPFEGIGKPEPLKHDLSGYWSRRITQEHRIVYRVVDDAIWIAKVGKHYD; this is encoded by the coding sequence ATGAAGGTCGTTTTCTCCGAGTCCGCTTGGGAGGAATATTCGGCGTGGCTGCAGCGCGACCGGCTTGTTTTGAAGAAGGTCAATGTGCTGATCAAAGCCATTCTGAGCGACCCCTTCGAAGGCATCGGTAAGCCCGAGCCGTTGAAGCACGACCTGTCGGGCTATTGGTCACGCCGGATCACGCAGGAGCATCGCATCGTCTACCGGGTCGTCGACGATGCGATATGGATTGCCAAGGTCGGCAAGCACTACGACTGA
- a CDS encoding secondary thiamine-phosphate synthase enzyme YjbQ yields MKSTLLEVRTGHREVVQDITPQCATFARAAGGDGLLHVFVPHATAGIAVMELGARSDDDLLAALRDLLPADDRWRHAHGSRGHGRSHVLPALIAPYATVPVLDGKLALGTWQSIALVDLNVDNPDRQVRLSFLSDAG; encoded by the coding sequence ATGAAGAGCACGCTGCTCGAGGTGAGAACGGGCCACAGAGAAGTGGTACAGGACATCACGCCGCAGTGCGCGACTTTCGCGCGCGCAGCGGGCGGCGACGGGCTGCTGCACGTCTTCGTACCGCACGCCACCGCCGGGATCGCGGTCATGGAACTCGGCGCGCGCAGCGACGACGACCTGCTGGCCGCACTGCGCGATCTCCTGCCCGCCGACGACCGCTGGCGGCACGCGCACGGCTCGCGTGGGCACGGGCGCTCGCATGTTCTGCCCGCCCTGATCGCGCCGTACGCCACCGTCCCCGTCCTGGACGGAAAGCTCGCCCTGGGCACTTGGCAGTCGATCGCGCTGGTTGATCTCAATGTCGACAACCCGGACCGGCAGGTGCGGCTGTCGTTCCTCTCCGACGCGGGCTGA
- a CDS encoding TetR family transcriptional regulator, with translation MEWCQVRTNPERRQALVDAAIEILARDGARGLTFRAVDKEAQVPVGTASNYFANRDDLLTHAGRRFYERLQPSEATIAQLTEGPKTRANILELMKETAGRIEAFRTGYLALLELRLEATRRPELREVLTARVREDIEYNVRNHLEAGLPGDEKSVLLLYLALNWLIVDRLTLPGVFTEEQGLELIEAAVERVIGAED, from the coding sequence ATGGAGTGGTGTCAAGTGCGGACCAACCCGGAACGACGACAGGCGCTCGTCGACGCCGCGATCGAAATCCTCGCGCGCGACGGCGCACGGGGACTGACCTTCCGCGCGGTGGACAAGGAGGCCCAGGTACCGGTGGGCACGGCATCCAACTACTTCGCCAACCGCGACGACCTGCTCACCCATGCGGGCAGGCGGTTCTACGAGCGGCTACAGCCGAGCGAAGCGACCATCGCCCAGCTGACCGAGGGTCCCAAGACCCGGGCGAACATCCTGGAATTGATGAAAGAGACGGCCGGACGCATCGAGGCCTTCCGCACCGGCTACCTGGCGCTGCTCGAACTGCGCCTGGAGGCGACCCGGCGACCGGAGTTGCGCGAGGTGCTGACCGCCCGGGTGCGCGAGGACATCGAGTACAACGTGCGCAACCACCTGGAGGCGGGGCTGCCCGGCGACGAGAAATCGGTGTTGCTGCTCTACCTCGCGCTGAACTGGCTGATCGTCGATCGGCTCACACTGCCTGGAGTGTTCACCGAGGAACAGGGCCTGGAATTGATCGAAGCCGCGGTCGAGCGCGTCATCGGCGCGGAGGACTGA
- a CDS encoding dihydrofolate reductase family protein has protein sequence MRKLVYYIGMSVDGYIAGPAGEYDFYPYDDEMAAWINASYPEFVPSHVRPHAGMPVDEPNKRCDSVVMGRGTYDPALAIGVTSPYAHLKQYVVSSTLGRIDDPAVELVDGDPVEFVRELKRAEGGDIWLAGGGKLAAGLLGEIDEMILKCYPVVAGAGVPVFSGAFRPTLFTPVQRKEFGNGAQVVRFTRA, from the coding sequence ATGCGAAAGCTTGTCTACTACATAGGTATGTCCGTGGACGGTTACATCGCCGGCCCTGCGGGGGAGTACGACTTCTATCCGTACGACGACGAGATGGCGGCCTGGATCAACGCCTCGTACCCGGAATTCGTGCCGAGCCATGTCCGCCCGCACGCGGGGATGCCGGTGGACGAACCGAACAAGCGCTGCGACAGCGTCGTGATGGGTCGCGGCACCTACGATCCGGCCTTGGCCATCGGCGTGACCAGCCCGTACGCGCACCTGAAGCAGTACGTGGTGTCCAGCACGCTCGGGCGGATCGATGACCCGGCCGTCGAGCTGGTCGACGGCGACCCCGTCGAGTTCGTGCGGGAGTTGAAGCGGGCCGAAGGCGGGGACATCTGGCTCGCGGGTGGCGGCAAACTCGCCGCCGGACTGCTCGGCGAGATCGATGAAATGATCCTCAAGTGCTACCCGGTCGTCGCGGGCGCCGGCGTACCTGTCTTCTCCGGCGCGTTCCGTCCTACCTTGTTCACCCCGGTGCAGCGCAAGGAGTTCGGCAACGGCGCGCAGGTCGTTCGGTTCACGCGGGCCTGA
- a CDS encoding aspartate kinase, protein MALVVQKYGGSSVATAERIRRVAERIVETKKQGHDVVVVCSAMGDTTDELLDLAQQVAPSPPAREMDMLLTSGERISNALVAMAIHSLGAEARSFTGSQAGVITTGAHGNAKIIDVTPGRVRAALDEGLVVLVAGFQGVSQDSRDVTTLGRGGSDTTAVALAAALQADVCEIYTDVDGVFTADPRIVPDAQRLEQVSYEEMLELAACGAKVLMLRCVEYARRYNVPVHVRSSYTDKQGTYVYGSMEEIPLEQAILTGVAHDRSEAKVTVVGLPDEPGYAAKVFRAVADAEINIDMVLQNISKVETGKTDITFTLPKTEGARAVEMLTKRQSEIGFSQVLYDDHIGKVSLVGAGMKSHPGVTATFCEALAEAGVNIDLISTSEIRISVLVKDTELDEAVQVLHKAFDLGGDEVAVVHAGTGR, encoded by the coding sequence GTGGCTCTCGTGGTTCAGAAGTACGGAGGATCCTCGGTGGCGACCGCCGAGCGTATCCGGCGCGTCGCTGAACGGATCGTGGAGACCAAGAAGCAGGGCCACGATGTGGTGGTCGTCTGCTCCGCCATGGGTGACACCACCGACGAGCTGCTCGATCTCGCTCAGCAGGTGGCGCCGTCGCCGCCAGCCCGCGAGATGGACATGCTGCTCACCTCCGGTGAACGCATCTCCAACGCGCTGGTCGCCATGGCCATCCATTCCCTCGGCGCCGAGGCCCGCTCGTTCACCGGCTCGCAGGCGGGCGTGATCACCACGGGCGCGCACGGCAACGCGAAGATCATCGACGTGACCCCCGGCCGCGTCCGCGCCGCCCTGGACGAGGGGCTGGTCGTGCTGGTCGCCGGTTTCCAGGGCGTGAGCCAGGACAGTAGGGACGTCACCACGCTGGGCCGTGGCGGCTCCGACACCACCGCAGTCGCGTTGGCCGCCGCCCTGCAGGCGGACGTCTGCGAGATCTACACCGACGTGGACGGCGTCTTCACCGCCGATCCGCGGATCGTGCCCGACGCGCAGCGGCTCGAGCAGGTCTCCTACGAGGAGATGCTGGAATTGGCGGCCTGCGGCGCCAAGGTGCTGATGCTGCGCTGCGTCGAATACGCCCGCCGCTACAACGTGCCCGTGCACGTGCGCTCGTCCTACACCGACAAGCAGGGCACCTACGTTTACGGATCGATGGAGGAGATCCCCTTGGAGCAAGCAATCCTCACTGGCGTCGCGCACGACCGCAGCGAGGCCAAGGTGACCGTGGTCGGGCTGCCGGACGAGCCGGGTTACGCGGCCAAGGTGTTCCGCGCCGTCGCCGACGCGGAGATCAACATCGACATGGTCCTGCAGAACATCTCGAAGGTCGAGACCGGCAAGACCGACATCACCTTCACGCTGCCCAAGACCGAGGGCGCCCGCGCGGTGGAGATGCTGACCAAGCGTCAGTCCGAGATCGGCTTCTCCCAGGTGCTCTACGACGACCACATCGGCAAGGTGTCGCTGGTCGGTGCGGGCATGAAGAGTCACCCGGGCGTCACCGCCACCTTCTGTGAGGCGCTGGCCGAGGCGGGCGTGAACATCGACTTGATCTCCACCTCGGAGATCCGGATCTCCGTCCTGGTCAAGGACACCGAACTGGACGAGGCGGTGCAGGTGCTGCACAAGGCATTCGACCTGGGCGGCGACGAGGTCGCGGTCGTCCACGCCGGAACGGGGCGATAA